From the genome of Globicephala melas chromosome 11, mGloMel1.2, whole genome shotgun sequence, one region includes:
- the XIRP1 gene encoding xin actin-binding repeat-containing protein 1 isoform X2, giving the protein MADAQTQVAPTPSIPVAATEDLPLPPPPALDDLPLPPPKESFSKFHQQRQASELRRLYKHIHPELRKNLAEAVAEDLAEILGSEEPTEGDVQCMRWIFENWRLDAIGDHERPPAKEPLPSGNVQATSRKFEEGSFANSTDQEPAGPRPSGGDVHAARWLFETKPLDELTGHAEAPAATVREPAASGDVQGTRMLFETRPLDRLGSRPSIQEQSPLELRSEIQELKGDVKKTVKLFQTEPLCAIQDAEGAIHEVKAACREEIQSNAVRSARWLFETQPLDAINRDPSQVRVIRGISLEEAARPDVSATRWIFETQPLDAIREILVDEKDFQPSPDLIPPGPDVQQQRHLFETRALDTLKGEEEAGPEAPPKEEVIPGDVRSTLWLFEMQPLDTLRDKVQVGHLQRVGPQEGERFMYERLSSDGSSALCLSQSAPQRDGVKGDVKTFKNIFETLPLDSIRQGEASAHGSISRAEGTDSAGQSQDIGSPVYAMQDGKGHLHALTSVSREHVVGGDVQGYRWMFETQPLDQLGQNPSTVDVVRGITRQEVVAGDVGTARWLFETQPLEVIHQREQQERREEEGKPQGGPQLEASPKGDVQTIRWLFETCPMSELGEKQRSEVTDPTPKAKARSCTWMFTPQPPDRPESSREQHLEVSQVQAGERQTDRHVFETEPLQASGHPCRRGPVRYCSRVDIPSGQVSRQKEVFQALEAGKRENQGSRVIPEPIPAGSVHKFTWLFENCPMGSLAADSIHGGNLQEEQPMGPSGNRVWEWQQTATEGTLRTLHATPGILHHGGIIMEARGPGELCLAKYVLPGPGQGSPHVRKEELVSGELPRIVRQVLRRPDVDQQGLLVQEDPVGQLRLKPLKLPAPGSSWKVEDMDPEFQQLLACGLGTSVARTGLVMQETEQGLVALTAYSLQPRLTSRAPERSSVQLLASCIDKGDLSGLHSLRWEPPADSSPVPASEGAQRLPLTESIIHVPPLDPSMGMGHLRGPGATPCPPQAIGKAVPLAGEEEQESRCTGQKGMEALGKSDGATTMPLGPRSPNLQAAMQSLRMATAKAQSLDQQVLSKHKQGPTPGAASMPSQDSLLQVPATATGTAQSNTRPLAGGDPRIPAAPRKVSGEQKALPGGLPRGWVTIQDGIYTAHPIRTFDLPGGVWLSERGDFPLLEGPGQSLGPGQEEPGSHTQKAWGPPEKVMAGLGPGVLQAAETTLKAAPLAPHTLASGPQAAGASLHSHNASVPPPPPLPAAVTGPDFPAQAGHDENSIQQASEPTQDPLLQSHSSPAGQRSLGDSQTKTPKLEPTTHPRKKPQLPPKPAHLSQIPPPHWLPKPSALSPSSSKEVGQGKYRQGETGTADHDLRPTKVPTTAGQGRVSPAGCSTGQSQHSPQHDSSTVAPRPTKSQAAGSNDQSPEPLKLSALSSDPTSPQQGPSPSGKKCTDSSQQGVPESSKILQGSQQELQGLLSQVQALEKEAKSTVDVRALRRLFEAVPQLRGASPAPAAPNKPEASVEQAFGELTRVSTEVARLKEQTLARLLDIEEAVHKALSSMSSLQPGTNTRGHSQGPLKDHRAHKVSVTDSSRVRPNCPGQEVRSQTKVTCHTEVQGQAKVRNHTEARNQAAPTTPSTRRLETMREESSLPRVLPPSRDSASSPTFISIELATGQAQPHQKDVWDKAGKKEATQCSGQPQHAPASASPLPTRQQKSVLELQTGPGGSQHYGATRTVTEQYERVDQCRTSVLTSPTTVTEPTEPPRGPGPHLGLHASPLMRQFLHSPAGLSTGLAEVGKVCVPCSHSQPAAQ; this is encoded by the exons ATGGCCGACGCTCAGACGCAGGTGGCCCCCACCCCAAGCATCCCAGTGGCAGCTACAGaggacctgcccctccctccaccacctgcTCTGGACGATCTGCCACTGCCGCCACCCAAGGAGTCCTTCTCCAAGTTCCACCAGCAGCGGCAAGCCAGCGAGCTCCGCCGCCTCTACAAGCACATCCACCCCGAGCTCCGCAAGAATCTGGCTGAGGCTGTGGCTGAAGACTTGGCTGAGATCCTGGGTTCCGAAGAGCCCACAGAGGGTGATGTCCAGTGCATGCGCTGGATCTTTGAGAACTGGCGGCTGGACGCCATTGGGGACCATGAGAGGCCACCTGCCAAGGAGCCCCTGCCCAGCGGCAATGTCCAGGCCACCTCCCGCAAGTTTGAGGAAGGCTCCTTTGCCAACAGCACAGACCAGGAGCCAGCCGGACCTCGGCCATCTGGAGGGGACGTCCATGCAGCCCGGTGGCTGTTTGAGACAAAGCCACTGGATGAGCTGACGGGCCATGCTGAGGCACCGGCAGCTACAGTGAGGGAGCCTGCAGCCAGTGGAGATGTCCAGGGTACCAGGATGCTCTTCGAGACGCGGCCACTGGACCGCCTGGGCTCCCGCCCCTCCATCCAGGAGCAGAGCCCCTTGGAGCTGCGCTCAGAGATCCAGGAGCTGAAGGGCGATGTAAAGAAGACGGTGAAGCTGTTCCAAACAGAGCCGCTGTGTGCCATCCAGGACGCAGAGGGAGCCATCCACGAGGTCAAGGCCGCCTGCCGGGAGGAGATCCAAAGCAACGCGGTGAGGTCTGCCCGTTGGCTCTTTGAAACACAGCCTCTGGACGCCATCAACCGGGACCCCAGCCAGGTGCGGGTGATCCGGGGGATCTCTCTGGAGGAGGCGGCCAGGCCCGACGTCAGTGCAACTCGCTGGATCTTTGAGACACAGCCCCTGGATGCCATCCGGGAGATCTTGGTGGACGAGAAGGACTTCCAGCCATCCCCAGATCTTATCCCTCCTGGTCCAGACGTTCAGCAGCAGCGGCATTTGTTTGAGACCCGAGCACTAGACACTCTAAAGGGGGAAGAGGAGGCTGGACCTGAGGCGCCACCCAAAGAGGAAGTGATCCCCGGTGATGTCCGCTCCACCCTGTGGCTATTTGAGATGCAGCCCCTGGATACACTTAGAGACAAGGTCCAAGTGGGTCACCTGCAGCGGGTGGGACCCCAGGAGGGTGAGAGGTTCATGTACGAGCGTCTATCCAGTGATGGTTCCTCAGCACTGTGCCTCTCTCAGAGTGCCCCCCAGAGGGATGGGGTGAAGGGAGACGTGAAGACCTTTAAGAACATTTTTGAGACCCTACCCCTGGACAGCATCAGGCAGGGTGAAGCTTCGGCCCATGGGAGCATAAGCAGAGCAGAAGGAACTGATTCTGCTGGGCAGTCCCAGGACATAGGGTCCCCGGTGTATGCCATGCAGGATGGCAAAGGCCACCTCCATGCCCTGACCTCTGTCAGCAGAGAGCATGTAGTCGGAGGTGATGTACAGGGTTACAGGTGGATGTTTGAGACACAGCCCCTAGACCAACTAGGCCAAAACCCCAGTACCGTCGACGTGGTGCGGGGCATCACCCGGCAGGAAGTGGTGGCTGGAGACGTGGGCACTGCCCGGTGGCTCTTTGAGACCCAGCCCCTGGAGGTAATCCACCAACGGGAGCAGCAGGAACGAcgggaagaagaaggaaagccTCAGGGAGGCCCTCAGCTTGAAGCATCCCCCAAGGGCGATGTGCAGACCATCCGCTGGTTGTTCGAGACATGTCCAATGAGTGAGTTGGGtgagaagcagaggtcagaggtcaCAGATCCCACACCCAAGGCCAAGGCACGGTCCTGCACCTGGATGTTCACGCCCCAACCCCCAGACAGACCAGAAAGCTCCAGGGAGCAGCACCTTGAGGTCAGCCAGGTCCAGGCtggggaaagacagacagacagacacgtCTTTGAGACTGAGCCTCTGCAGGCCTCAGGCCATCCCTGCAGAAGGGGGCCTGTGCGATACTGCAGCAGAGTGGACATCCCCTCAGGGCAGGTGTCTCGTCAGAAGGAGGTTTTCCAGGCCCTGGAGGCAGGCAAGAGGGAAAACCAGGGATCCAGGGTAATCCCTGAGCCCATCCCAGCAGGCTCTGTGCACAAGTTCACCTGGCTCTTTGAGAATTGCCCCATGGGCTCCCTGGCAGCTGACAGCATCCACGGGGGCAACCTCCAGGAAGAGCAGCCCATGGGCCCCTCAGGCAACAGGGTGTGGGAGTGGCAACAGACTGCAACTGAGGGGACCCTGCGGACTCTGCACGCCACGCCTGGCATCCTGCACCACGGAGGCATCATCATGGAGGCCCGAGGGCCAGGGGAGCTCTGCCTTGCCAAGTACGTGCTCCCAGGCCCAGGTCAGGGCAGCCCCCACGTTCGGAAGGAGGAGCTGGTGTCTGGCGAGCTTCCCAGGATCGTCCGCCAAGTGCTGCGCCGGCCAGACGTGGACCAGCAGGGGCTGCTGGTGCAGGAGGACCCAGTGGGCCAGCTTCGCCTCAAGCCATTGAAGCTGCCAGCACCAGGCAGCAGCTGGAAGGTCGAAGACATGGACCCTGAGTTCCAGCAGTTGCTGGCTTGTGGCCTCGGGACCTCGGTGGCGAGGACTGGGCTAGTGATGCAGGAGACAGAGCAGGGCCTAGTGGCACTGACCGCCTACTCTCTGCAGCCCCGGCTAACCAGCAGGGCCCCTGAGAGGAGCAGTGTGCAGCTGCTGGCCAGCTGCATAGACAAAGGAGACCTGAGTGGCCTGCACAGTCTGCGATGGGAGCCACCGGCTGACTCAAGTCCAGTGCCAGCCAGCGAGGGGGCCCAGAGGCTGCCCCTGACTGAGAGCATCATCCATGTTCCCCCACTGGACCCCAGCATGGGGATGGGGCATCTGAGAGGGCCGGgggccaccccctgccccccacaggcCATTGGAAAGGCAGTCCCTCTGGCTGGGGAAGAAGAGCAGGAAAGTAGATGCACTGGGCAGAAAGGGATGGAAGCTTTGGGAAAGTCAGATGGAGCCACAACTATGCCCCTGGGGCCCAGGTCCCCAAACCTCCAGGCTGCCATGCAGAGTCTGCGAATGGCAACAGCCAAAGCCCAAAGCCTGGACCAGCAAGTTCTGAGCAAGCACAAGCAGGGCCCCACCCCTGGAGCCGCCTCTATGCCCTCCCAGGATAGTCTTCTGCAAGTACCGGCCACAGCCACTGGGACTGCCCAGAGCAACACCAGGCCTCTGGCTGGAGGTGACCCCAGGATCCCAGCAGCCCCCAGAAAGGTCAGTGGGGAACAGAAAGCACTGCCTGGAGGGCTGCCTAGGGGGTGGGTGACTATTCAGGATGGCATTTACACTGCTCACCCCATCAGGACCTTTGACCTACCGGGGGGTGTCTGGCTTTCTGAGAGAGGAGACTT CCCACTCCTGGAAGGCCCAGGTCAGAGTCTCGGGCCTGGGCAAgaggagcctgggagccacacaCAGAAGGCCTGGGGACCTCCAGAGAAGGTGATGGCAGGACTCGGCCCAGGGGTCCTCCAAGCTGCAGAGACCACCCTGAAGGCTGCCCCTTTAGCCCCCCACACTCTGGCCTCTGGGCCTCAGGCTGCAGGTGCCAGCCTGCACTCCCATAATGCCTCTgttccgcctcctcctcctctcccagctGCTGTGACGGGACCTGACTTCCCAGCCCAAGCCGGCCATGATGAGAATTCCATCCAGCAGGCCTCTGAGCCCACACAGGACCCCCTTCTCCAGTCCCACAGTAGCCCTGCTGGCCAGAGAAGCCTTGGGGATTCACAGACAAAAACCCCGAAACTGGAGCCCACCACGCACCCAAGGAAGAAGCCCCAGCTGCCCCCCAAACCTGCACATCTAAGCCAGATCCCCCCGCCTCACTGGCTGCCCAAGCCCTCAGccctctctcccagctcctctAAGGAGGTGGGGCAAGGAAAATACAGACAAGGTGAGACTGGTACAGCTGACCATGACCTTCGGCCAACCAAGGTCCCCACCACTGCAGGCCAGGGCCGAGTATCGCCGGCTGGATGCTCCACTGGACAGAGCCAGCACAGCCCCCAGCATGACTCCAGCACCGTGGCCCCCAGGCCCACCAAAAGTCAGGCTGCGGGCAGCAACGACCAGAGCCCTGAGCCCCTCAAGCTCTCAGCTCTCAGCAGTGACCCCACCTCACCACAGCAGGGCCCCAGCCCCTCAGGAAAGAAGTGCACGGACAGTTCCCAGCAAGGGGTCCCTGAGAGCTCCAAGATTCTGCAGGGAAGCCAGCAAGAGCTCCAGGGCCTCCTGAGCCAGGTGCAAGCACTGGAGAAGGAGGCCAAAAGCACTGTGGACGTGCGGGCATTGAGGAGGCTCTTTGAGGCTGTGCCCCAGCTGAGAGGGGCCTCTCCAGCTCCTGCTGCCCCCAACAAGCCCGAGGCCTCAGTGGAGCAGGCCTTTGGGGAGCTGACAAGGGTCAGCACGGAGGTGGCCCGGCTGAAGGAACAGACCCTGGCCAGGCTGCTGGACATCGAGGAGGCCGTGCACAAGGCCCTCAGCTCCATGTCTAGCCTCCAGCCTGGGACTAACACCAGAGGCCATTCCCAGGGACCTCTAAAGGACCACAGGGCCCACAAGGTCAGTGTCACAGACAGCAGTAGAGTCAGGCCCAACTGCCCAGGCCAGGAGGTCAGGAGTCAAACTAAGGTTACATGCCACACTGAGGTCCAGGGTCAGGCCAAGGTCAGAAATCACACTGAGGCCAGAAATCAAGCAGCCCCAACCACCCCTTCTACTCGGAGGCTGGAGACCATGAGAGAAGAGTCAAGCCTCCCTCGAGTGTTACCTCCCAGCAGAGATTCAGCCTCCTCCCCAACCTTTATCTCCATCGAGTTGGCCACGGGCCAGGCTCAGCCCCACCAGAAAGATGTCTGGGACAAGGCTGGGAAGAAAGAAGCCACCCAGTGCTCCGGACAGCCCCAGCATGCCCCTGCCTCAGCCAGCCCCCTGCCCACCAGGCAGCAGAAAAGTGTTCTGGAGCTGCAGACTGGGCCCGGTGGCTCCCAGCACTATGGAGCCACAAGAACAGTGACCGAGCAATATGAGAGGGTGGACCAGTGCAGGACCTCAGTGCTCACCTCCCCCACCACGGTCACCGAGCCCACAGAGCCGCCCAGGGGCCCAGGCCCCCACCTCGGGCTCCACGCCTCCCCCTTGATGAGGCAGTTCTTGCACAGTCCAGCCGGGCTCAGCACAGGCCTGGCAGAAGTTGGGAAGGTGTGTGTGCCCTGCAGCCACTCCCAGCCAGCTGCCCAGTGa
- the XIRP1 gene encoding xin actin-binding repeat-containing protein 1 isoform X1, translating into MADAQTQVAPTPSIPVAATEDLPLPPPPALDDLPLPPPKESFSKFHQQRQASELRRLYKHIHPELRKNLAEAVAEDLAEILGSEEPTEGDVQCMRWIFENWRLDAIGDHERPPAKEPLPSGNVQATSRKFEEGSFANSTDQEPAGPRPSGGDVHAARWLFETKPLDELTGHAEAPAATVREPAASGDVQGTRMLFETRPLDRLGSRPSIQEQSPLELRSEIQELKGDVKKTVKLFQTEPLCAIQDAEGAIHEVKAACREEIQSNAVRSARWLFETQPLDAINRDPSQVRVIRGISLEEAARPDVSATRWIFETQPLDAIREILVDEKDFQPSPDLIPPGPDVQQQRHLFETRALDTLKGEEEAGPEAPPKEEVIPGDVRSTLWLFEMQPLDTLRDKVQVGHLQRVGPQEGERFMYERLSSDGSSALCLSQSAPQRDGVKGDVKTFKNIFETLPLDSIRQGEASAHGSISRAEGTDSAGQSQDIGSPVYAMQDGKGHLHALTSVSREHVVGGDVQGYRWMFETQPLDQLGQNPSTVDVVRGITRQEVVAGDVGTARWLFETQPLEVIHQREQQERREEEGKPQGGPQLEASPKGDVQTIRWLFETCPMSELGEKQRSEVTDPTPKAKARSCTWMFTPQPPDRPESSREQHLEVSQVQAGERQTDRHVFETEPLQASGHPCRRGPVRYCSRVDIPSGQVSRQKEVFQALEAGKRENQGSRVIPEPIPAGSVHKFTWLFENCPMGSLAADSIHGGNLQEEQPMGPSGNRVWEWQQTATEGTLRTLHATPGILHHGGIIMEARGPGELCLAKYVLPGPGQGSPHVRKEELVSGELPRIVRQVLRRPDVDQQGLLVQEDPVGQLRLKPLKLPAPGSSWKVEDMDPEFQQLLACGLGTSVARTGLVMQETEQGLVALTAYSLQPRLTSRAPERSSVQLLASCIDKGDLSGLHSLRWEPPADSSPVPASEGAQRLPLTESIIHVPPLDPSMGMGHLRGPGATPCPPQAIGKAVPLAGEEEQESRCTGQKGMEALGKSDGATTMPLGPRSPNLQAAMQSLRMATAKAQSLDQQVLSKHKQGPTPGAASMPSQDSLLQVPATATGTAQSNTRPLAGGDPRIPAAPRKVSGEQKALPGGLPRGWVTIQDGIYTAHPIRTFDLPGGVWLSERGDLPRGRETALLSQAPSPLLEGPGQSLGPGQEEPGSHTQKAWGPPEKVMAGLGPGVLQAAETTLKAAPLAPHTLASGPQAAGASLHSHNASVPPPPPLPAAVTGPDFPAQAGHDENSIQQASEPTQDPLLQSHSSPAGQRSLGDSQTKTPKLEPTTHPRKKPQLPPKPAHLSQIPPPHWLPKPSALSPSSSKEVGQGKYRQGETGTADHDLRPTKVPTTAGQGRVSPAGCSTGQSQHSPQHDSSTVAPRPTKSQAAGSNDQSPEPLKLSALSSDPTSPQQGPSPSGKKCTDSSQQGVPESSKILQGSQQELQGLLSQVQALEKEAKSTVDVRALRRLFEAVPQLRGASPAPAAPNKPEASVEQAFGELTRVSTEVARLKEQTLARLLDIEEAVHKALSSMSSLQPGTNTRGHSQGPLKDHRAHKVSVTDSSRVRPNCPGQEVRSQTKVTCHTEVQGQAKVRNHTEARNQAAPTTPSTRRLETMREESSLPRVLPPSRDSASSPTFISIELATGQAQPHQKDVWDKAGKKEATQCSGQPQHAPASASPLPTRQQKSVLELQTGPGGSQHYGATRTVTEQYERVDQCRTSVLTSPTTVTEPTEPPRGPGPHLGLHASPLMRQFLHSPAGLSTGLAEVGKVCVPCSHSQPAAQ; encoded by the coding sequence ATGGCCGACGCTCAGACGCAGGTGGCCCCCACCCCAAGCATCCCAGTGGCAGCTACAGaggacctgcccctccctccaccacctgcTCTGGACGATCTGCCACTGCCGCCACCCAAGGAGTCCTTCTCCAAGTTCCACCAGCAGCGGCAAGCCAGCGAGCTCCGCCGCCTCTACAAGCACATCCACCCCGAGCTCCGCAAGAATCTGGCTGAGGCTGTGGCTGAAGACTTGGCTGAGATCCTGGGTTCCGAAGAGCCCACAGAGGGTGATGTCCAGTGCATGCGCTGGATCTTTGAGAACTGGCGGCTGGACGCCATTGGGGACCATGAGAGGCCACCTGCCAAGGAGCCCCTGCCCAGCGGCAATGTCCAGGCCACCTCCCGCAAGTTTGAGGAAGGCTCCTTTGCCAACAGCACAGACCAGGAGCCAGCCGGACCTCGGCCATCTGGAGGGGACGTCCATGCAGCCCGGTGGCTGTTTGAGACAAAGCCACTGGATGAGCTGACGGGCCATGCTGAGGCACCGGCAGCTACAGTGAGGGAGCCTGCAGCCAGTGGAGATGTCCAGGGTACCAGGATGCTCTTCGAGACGCGGCCACTGGACCGCCTGGGCTCCCGCCCCTCCATCCAGGAGCAGAGCCCCTTGGAGCTGCGCTCAGAGATCCAGGAGCTGAAGGGCGATGTAAAGAAGACGGTGAAGCTGTTCCAAACAGAGCCGCTGTGTGCCATCCAGGACGCAGAGGGAGCCATCCACGAGGTCAAGGCCGCCTGCCGGGAGGAGATCCAAAGCAACGCGGTGAGGTCTGCCCGTTGGCTCTTTGAAACACAGCCTCTGGACGCCATCAACCGGGACCCCAGCCAGGTGCGGGTGATCCGGGGGATCTCTCTGGAGGAGGCGGCCAGGCCCGACGTCAGTGCAACTCGCTGGATCTTTGAGACACAGCCCCTGGATGCCATCCGGGAGATCTTGGTGGACGAGAAGGACTTCCAGCCATCCCCAGATCTTATCCCTCCTGGTCCAGACGTTCAGCAGCAGCGGCATTTGTTTGAGACCCGAGCACTAGACACTCTAAAGGGGGAAGAGGAGGCTGGACCTGAGGCGCCACCCAAAGAGGAAGTGATCCCCGGTGATGTCCGCTCCACCCTGTGGCTATTTGAGATGCAGCCCCTGGATACACTTAGAGACAAGGTCCAAGTGGGTCACCTGCAGCGGGTGGGACCCCAGGAGGGTGAGAGGTTCATGTACGAGCGTCTATCCAGTGATGGTTCCTCAGCACTGTGCCTCTCTCAGAGTGCCCCCCAGAGGGATGGGGTGAAGGGAGACGTGAAGACCTTTAAGAACATTTTTGAGACCCTACCCCTGGACAGCATCAGGCAGGGTGAAGCTTCGGCCCATGGGAGCATAAGCAGAGCAGAAGGAACTGATTCTGCTGGGCAGTCCCAGGACATAGGGTCCCCGGTGTATGCCATGCAGGATGGCAAAGGCCACCTCCATGCCCTGACCTCTGTCAGCAGAGAGCATGTAGTCGGAGGTGATGTACAGGGTTACAGGTGGATGTTTGAGACACAGCCCCTAGACCAACTAGGCCAAAACCCCAGTACCGTCGACGTGGTGCGGGGCATCACCCGGCAGGAAGTGGTGGCTGGAGACGTGGGCACTGCCCGGTGGCTCTTTGAGACCCAGCCCCTGGAGGTAATCCACCAACGGGAGCAGCAGGAACGAcgggaagaagaaggaaagccTCAGGGAGGCCCTCAGCTTGAAGCATCCCCCAAGGGCGATGTGCAGACCATCCGCTGGTTGTTCGAGACATGTCCAATGAGTGAGTTGGGtgagaagcagaggtcagaggtcaCAGATCCCACACCCAAGGCCAAGGCACGGTCCTGCACCTGGATGTTCACGCCCCAACCCCCAGACAGACCAGAAAGCTCCAGGGAGCAGCACCTTGAGGTCAGCCAGGTCCAGGCtggggaaagacagacagacagacacgtCTTTGAGACTGAGCCTCTGCAGGCCTCAGGCCATCCCTGCAGAAGGGGGCCTGTGCGATACTGCAGCAGAGTGGACATCCCCTCAGGGCAGGTGTCTCGTCAGAAGGAGGTTTTCCAGGCCCTGGAGGCAGGCAAGAGGGAAAACCAGGGATCCAGGGTAATCCCTGAGCCCATCCCAGCAGGCTCTGTGCACAAGTTCACCTGGCTCTTTGAGAATTGCCCCATGGGCTCCCTGGCAGCTGACAGCATCCACGGGGGCAACCTCCAGGAAGAGCAGCCCATGGGCCCCTCAGGCAACAGGGTGTGGGAGTGGCAACAGACTGCAACTGAGGGGACCCTGCGGACTCTGCACGCCACGCCTGGCATCCTGCACCACGGAGGCATCATCATGGAGGCCCGAGGGCCAGGGGAGCTCTGCCTTGCCAAGTACGTGCTCCCAGGCCCAGGTCAGGGCAGCCCCCACGTTCGGAAGGAGGAGCTGGTGTCTGGCGAGCTTCCCAGGATCGTCCGCCAAGTGCTGCGCCGGCCAGACGTGGACCAGCAGGGGCTGCTGGTGCAGGAGGACCCAGTGGGCCAGCTTCGCCTCAAGCCATTGAAGCTGCCAGCACCAGGCAGCAGCTGGAAGGTCGAAGACATGGACCCTGAGTTCCAGCAGTTGCTGGCTTGTGGCCTCGGGACCTCGGTGGCGAGGACTGGGCTAGTGATGCAGGAGACAGAGCAGGGCCTAGTGGCACTGACCGCCTACTCTCTGCAGCCCCGGCTAACCAGCAGGGCCCCTGAGAGGAGCAGTGTGCAGCTGCTGGCCAGCTGCATAGACAAAGGAGACCTGAGTGGCCTGCACAGTCTGCGATGGGAGCCACCGGCTGACTCAAGTCCAGTGCCAGCCAGCGAGGGGGCCCAGAGGCTGCCCCTGACTGAGAGCATCATCCATGTTCCCCCACTGGACCCCAGCATGGGGATGGGGCATCTGAGAGGGCCGGgggccaccccctgccccccacaggcCATTGGAAAGGCAGTCCCTCTGGCTGGGGAAGAAGAGCAGGAAAGTAGATGCACTGGGCAGAAAGGGATGGAAGCTTTGGGAAAGTCAGATGGAGCCACAACTATGCCCCTGGGGCCCAGGTCCCCAAACCTCCAGGCTGCCATGCAGAGTCTGCGAATGGCAACAGCCAAAGCCCAAAGCCTGGACCAGCAAGTTCTGAGCAAGCACAAGCAGGGCCCCACCCCTGGAGCCGCCTCTATGCCCTCCCAGGATAGTCTTCTGCAAGTACCGGCCACAGCCACTGGGACTGCCCAGAGCAACACCAGGCCTCTGGCTGGAGGTGACCCCAGGATCCCAGCAGCCCCCAGAAAGGTCAGTGGGGAACAGAAAGCACTGCCTGGAGGGCTGCCTAGGGGGTGGGTGACTATTCAGGATGGCATTTACACTGCTCACCCCATCAGGACCTTTGACCTACCGGGGGGTGTCTGGCTTTCTGAGAGAGGAGACTTGCCAAGGGGCAGGGAGACTGCGCTCCTGTCTCAGGCTCCCAGCCCACTCCTGGAAGGCCCAGGTCAGAGTCTCGGGCCTGGGCAAgaggagcctgggagccacacaCAGAAGGCCTGGGGACCTCCAGAGAAGGTGATGGCAGGACTCGGCCCAGGGGTCCTCCAAGCTGCAGAGACCACCCTGAAGGCTGCCCCTTTAGCCCCCCACACTCTGGCCTCTGGGCCTCAGGCTGCAGGTGCCAGCCTGCACTCCCATAATGCCTCTgttccgcctcctcctcctctcccagctGCTGTGACGGGACCTGACTTCCCAGCCCAAGCCGGCCATGATGAGAATTCCATCCAGCAGGCCTCTGAGCCCACACAGGACCCCCTTCTCCAGTCCCACAGTAGCCCTGCTGGCCAGAGAAGCCTTGGGGATTCACAGACAAAAACCCCGAAACTGGAGCCCACCACGCACCCAAGGAAGAAGCCCCAGCTGCCCCCCAAACCTGCACATCTAAGCCAGATCCCCCCGCCTCACTGGCTGCCCAAGCCCTCAGccctctctcccagctcctctAAGGAGGTGGGGCAAGGAAAATACAGACAAGGTGAGACTGGTACAGCTGACCATGACCTTCGGCCAACCAAGGTCCCCACCACTGCAGGCCAGGGCCGAGTATCGCCGGCTGGATGCTCCACTGGACAGAGCCAGCACAGCCCCCAGCATGACTCCAGCACCGTGGCCCCCAGGCCCACCAAAAGTCAGGCTGCGGGCAGCAACGACCAGAGCCCTGAGCCCCTCAAGCTCTCAGCTCTCAGCAGTGACCCCACCTCACCACAGCAGGGCCCCAGCCCCTCAGGAAAGAAGTGCACGGACAGTTCCCAGCAAGGGGTCCCTGAGAGCTCCAAGATTCTGCAGGGAAGCCAGCAAGAGCTCCAGGGCCTCCTGAGCCAGGTGCAAGCACTGGAGAAGGAGGCCAAAAGCACTGTGGACGTGCGGGCATTGAGGAGGCTCTTTGAGGCTGTGCCCCAGCTGAGAGGGGCCTCTCCAGCTCCTGCTGCCCCCAACAAGCCCGAGGCCTCAGTGGAGCAGGCCTTTGGGGAGCTGACAAGGGTCAGCACGGAGGTGGCCCGGCTGAAGGAACAGACCCTGGCCAGGCTGCTGGACATCGAGGAGGCCGTGCACAAGGCCCTCAGCTCCATGTCTAGCCTCCAGCCTGGGACTAACACCAGAGGCCATTCCCAGGGACCTCTAAAGGACCACAGGGCCCACAAGGTCAGTGTCACAGACAGCAGTAGAGTCAGGCCCAACTGCCCAGGCCAGGAGGTCAGGAGTCAAACTAAGGTTACATGCCACACTGAGGTCCAGGGTCAGGCCAAGGTCAGAAATCACACTGAGGCCAGAAATCAAGCAGCCCCAACCACCCCTTCTACTCGGAGGCTGGAGACCATGAGAGAAGAGTCAAGCCTCCCTCGAGTGTTACCTCCCAGCAGAGATTCAGCCTCCTCCCCAACCTTTATCTCCATCGAGTTGGCCACGGGCCAGGCTCAGCCCCACCAGAAAGATGTCTGGGACAAGGCTGGGAAGAAAGAAGCCACCCAGTGCTCCGGACAGCCCCAGCATGCCCCTGCCTCAGCCAGCCCCCTGCCCACCAGGCAGCAGAAAAGTGTTCTGGAGCTGCAGACTGGGCCCGGTGGCTCCCAGCACTATGGAGCCACAAGAACAGTGACCGAGCAATATGAGAGGGTGGACCAGTGCAGGACCTCAGTGCTCACCTCCCCCACCACGGTCACCGAGCCCACAGAGCCGCCCAGGGGCCCAGGCCCCCACCTCGGGCTCCACGCCTCCCCCTTGATGAGGCAGTTCTTGCACAGTCCAGCCGGGCTCAGCACAGGCCTGGCAGAAGTTGGGAAGGTGTGTGTGCCCTGCAGCCACTCCCAGCCAGCTGCCCAGTGa